In one Geotoga petraea genomic region, the following are encoded:
- a CDS encoding acetate kinase, with translation MRVLVINSGSSSLKYQILGMEDETLLCKGIVEKIGLEDSKVEQKCGEKEIEKNVEVKDHEDALKVVIDLITDENHGCLKSIKEIQAVGHRVVHGGEDFASSVMINNEVIKALEDNSNLAPLHNPANITGIKAAEKLLPGVPQVAVFDTAFHQTMPERAFMYPIPYEMYKKYKIRRYGFHGTSHRYVCKRAGELLNKKKRDLKIVSAHIGNGASIAAIDHAKVIDTSMGLTPLEGLVMGTRSGDIDPAIPLFLMRHGYSEHDVDEMLNKKSGVYGLSDYVSSDMRDIRKARDEGNKLAAMALDVYIYRMAKYIGSYATAMKGIDVLIFTAGVAENTAEIRKRVCEYLTVFGVEIDDFKNEELNGSEGIISTKDSKVTVMIIPTNEELMIARDTKKIVDENNK, from the coding sequence ATGAGAGTACTTGTTATTAACAGTGGTTCTTCTTCTCTAAAGTATCAAATTTTGGGAATGGAGGATGAAACACTCCTTTGCAAAGGTATTGTAGAAAAAATTGGATTAGAAGATTCAAAAGTTGAACAAAAATGTGGCGAAAAAGAAATCGAAAAAAATGTAGAAGTAAAAGATCATGAAGATGCGTTGAAAGTAGTAATCGATTTAATAACAGATGAAAATCACGGATGCTTAAAAAGCATAAAAGAAATACAAGCAGTTGGCCACAGAGTTGTTCACGGCGGAGAAGATTTTGCCTCTTCAGTTATGATAAATAATGAGGTTATAAAAGCACTGGAAGATAATTCAAATCTTGCACCTTTGCATAATCCTGCTAATATCACAGGTATCAAAGCAGCAGAAAAGTTATTGCCTGGAGTTCCCCAAGTTGCAGTTTTTGATACGGCATTCCATCAAACAATGCCAGAAAGGGCATTTATGTACCCAATTCCTTACGAAATGTACAAAAAATATAAAATAAGAAGATACGGGTTCCACGGTACATCTCATAGATACGTTTGTAAAAGAGCTGGGGAATTGTTGAATAAGAAAAAAAGAGACTTAAAAATTGTTTCTGCTCACATTGGTAACGGCGCTTCAATTGCCGCCATTGATCATGCTAAAGTTATTGATACTTCAATGGGATTAACCCCTTTGGAAGGTTTGGTAATGGGAACAAGAAGCGGAGATATTGATCCCGCAATACCATTGTTTTTGATGAGACATGGGTATTCTGAACATGATGTAGATGAAATGCTCAACAAAAAAAGTGGAGTTTACGGCCTTTCTGATTATGTTAGTTCAGATATGAGAGATATAAGAAAAGCTCGAGATGAAGGAAATAAATTGGCTGCTATGGCTTTAGATGTTTATATTTATAGAATGGCTAAATATATAGGCTCATATGCTACAGCTATGAAGGGAATAGATGTATTGATTTTTACTGCTGGAGTAGCAGAAAACACAGCAGAAATTAGAAAGAGAGTTTGTGAATATTTAACTGTTTTTGGAGTAGAAATCGATGATTTTAAAAATGAGGAACTGAACGGTAGCGAGGGGATAATTTCTACAAAAGATTCAAAAGTCACCGTTATGATAATTCCAACTAATGAAGAGCTCATGATCGCAAGAGATACTAAAAAAATCGTAGATGAAAACAATAAATGA
- the fba gene encoding class II fructose-1,6-bisphosphate aldolase encodes MAYVDTKDILDKASEGYYGVAAFNINNMEFFHAILEGALEKKSPLIIETSEGAIKYAGMNDPYRGARFFVNMIKDMANTVDIPIALHLDHGNNFDIIMAAIKAGYSSVMIDASHEVFEENMRITKDIVRIAHAAGVSVEAELGQLSGIEDNVEAAENVLVNVDEAKEFCETTEVDFFAPAIGTSHGAFKFKGEAKLDYDRLKKVKEVTGKPLVLHGASSVVQEYVKIAEEYGADFGGSKGVPADVLKQTVEYGINKVNTDTDLRIAYVAGLREFLAHDAKQFDPRKYQRKAMDYVKKVVMERIDILGSANKI; translated from the coding sequence ATGGCTTATGTCGATACAAAAGATATTCTTGATAAAGCAAGTGAAGGTTATTATGGTGTTGCTGCTTTTAACATTAACAATATGGAGTTTTTCCATGCAATCTTAGAAGGTGCTCTTGAAAAGAAATCTCCACTTATTATTGAAACAAGTGAAGGTGCAATTAAATACGCTGGTATGAATGACCCTTACAGAGGGGCTAGGTTTTTTGTAAACATGATCAAGGATATGGCTAACACAGTTGATATTCCTATCGCTTTACATTTAGACCATGGTAATAATTTTGATATCATTATGGCTGCAATCAAAGCAGGTTATTCATCAGTTATGATCGATGCTTCCCACGAAGTATTTGAAGAAAACATGAGAATTACAAAAGATATCGTTAGAATTGCTCACGCAGCTGGAGTATCTGTTGAAGCAGAACTTGGGCAGTTGTCAGGAATTGAAGATAACGTAGAAGCTGCTGAAAATGTTCTTGTAAATGTAGACGAAGCAAAAGAATTCTGTGAAACTACAGAGGTCGACTTTTTTGCTCCTGCAATCGGAACCTCTCATGGTGCATTCAAATTCAAAGGTGAAGCAAAATTGGATTATGACAGATTGAAAAAAGTTAAAGAAGTCACTGGAAAACCACTTGTTCTTCATGGTGCTTCAAGCGTAGTTCAAGAATACGTTAAGATAGCTGAAGAATACGGAGCAGATTTTGGTGGTTCTAAAGGTGTTCCTGCTGATGTATTGAAACAAACTGTTGAATACGGTATCAATAAAGTTAACACAGATACCGATTTAAGAATAGCTTATGTTGCTGGATTGAGAGAATTCTTAGCCCATGACGCTAAACAGTTTGACCCAAGAAAATATCAAAGAAAAGCTATGGACTATGTTAAAAAAGTGGTAATGGAAAGAATTGACATCCTTGGTTCTGCAAACAAAATATAA
- a CDS encoding TIGR03960 family B12-binding radical SAM protein: MTIPQFLFNTGVLYKVQKPGRYLGDEYNQINKKGKHTISLCFPDLYEIGMSHTGFQILYDYFNKSNDRVSCERVFLPWKDMIYEMEKSDIELFTLESFKSVKETDVLAFTLQYELSYTNMLKVIELSKIPIYSKERKNEHPIVIAGGPCTTNPEPVADFIDVFFIGDGETVIDDITSIVAKDISREEKIKAFSEIEGFYVPKYYETFESKRGLTIPKIDENSKRVKAKKVVDLNDYDFPTEQIVPNIEVIHHRANIEVMRGCNRGCRFCHAGMFYRPVRERDSKYISSKTKEIIENTGFNEISLLSLSTLDFSDLNNVLDSIQDYLKDNRISISLPSSRVDKFGLEISQKVQSGRKSGLTFAPEAGSQKLRDAINKGISEEDIDEVMKIAVENGWRKVKLYFMIGLPNETDEDVEAIVELARKIKKEYKIKSLNVNVSIFVPKTHTPFEYAEFLDMETIKRRMKILYQMKNYKIKLSIHDPYESYIEVILARGDRKLSELIKYITFEENGIFQQNDRNFNFNSWGRGLQKLHIDARKYTNEFEISEEMPWKVIDTLIEDKFLRDEWVKSKENSLTPDCRWGKCSICGVCINKEYKLKLNK; this comes from the coding sequence ATGACTATTCCACAATTTCTTTTCAATACAGGAGTTCTATATAAAGTTCAAAAACCAGGTAGATATCTTGGAGATGAATACAATCAAATAAATAAAAAAGGTAAACACACAATATCTCTTTGTTTCCCAGATTTATATGAAATAGGAATGTCTCATACAGGGTTTCAAATATTATATGATTATTTCAATAAATCAAATGACAGAGTTTCATGTGAAAGAGTTTTCCTTCCGTGGAAAGATATGATATATGAAATGGAGAAATCAGATATTGAACTATTTACTTTAGAAAGTTTTAAATCTGTAAAAGAAACTGATGTACTGGCTTTTACACTTCAATACGAACTGAGTTACACGAATATGCTTAAAGTTATAGAACTGTCAAAAATCCCTATTTATTCTAAAGAAAGAAAAAATGAGCACCCCATTGTAATTGCAGGGGGCCCCTGTACCACTAATCCTGAACCAGTAGCTGATTTTATCGATGTGTTTTTCATTGGCGATGGTGAAACAGTAATTGATGATATCACTTCTATAGTAGCAAAAGATATTTCCAGAGAAGAAAAGATAAAAGCTTTTTCAGAAATAGAAGGTTTTTATGTGCCTAAATATTATGAAACTTTCGAAAGCAAAAGAGGGTTAACCATACCTAAAATAGATGAAAATAGCAAAAGAGTAAAAGCTAAAAAAGTGGTAGATTTAAACGATTATGATTTTCCAACTGAACAAATAGTTCCTAATATTGAAGTAATTCATCACAGGGCAAACATTGAAGTAATGAGAGGGTGTAATAGAGGCTGTAGATTTTGCCATGCTGGTATGTTTTATAGACCAGTTAGAGAAAGAGATTCAAAATATATTTCAAGCAAAACAAAAGAAATAATTGAAAATACTGGATTTAATGAAATTTCTCTTTTATCTTTAAGTACTTTAGATTTTTCTGATCTAAACAATGTTTTGGATAGTATTCAAGATTATCTAAAAGATAATAGAATAAGTATATCCCTTCCTTCATCAAGAGTAGATAAATTTGGATTAGAGATTAGTCAAAAAGTCCAAAGCGGAAGAAAATCTGGGCTAACATTTGCTCCTGAAGCAGGAAGTCAAAAATTGAGAGACGCCATAAATAAAGGGATTTCCGAAGAAGATATAGATGAAGTTATGAAAATAGCAGTTGAAAATGGTTGGAGAAAGGTTAAACTATACTTTATGATAGGGCTCCCCAATGAAACTGATGAAGACGTAGAAGCTATAGTAGAATTAGCCAGAAAGATAAAAAAAGAATACAAAATTAAATCATTAAATGTAAATGTATCTATATTTGTTCCAAAAACTCATACCCCGTTTGAATATGCGGAATTTTTGGATATGGAAACTATAAAAAGAAGGATGAAGATTTTATACCAGATGAAAAATTATAAGATCAAATTGAGCATACATGATCCTTATGAAAGTTATATTGAAGTCATTTTGGCAAGAGGAGATAGAAAATTATCAGAGCTTATAAAATATATAACTTTTGAAGAAAATGGAATTTTCCAACAAAATGACAGAAATTTTAACTTCAATTCTTGGGGAAGAGGATTGCAAAAACTACATATCGATGCAAGAAAATATACAAATGAATTTGAGATATCAGAAGAAATGCCCTGGAAAGTCATTGATACATTAATCGAAGATAAATTCTTGCGAGATGAATGGGTAAAATCAAAGGAAAATTCTTTAACTCCAGATTGTAGATGGGGTAAATGTTCTATTTGTGGTGTGTGTATAAATAAAGAGTACAAATTAAAACTCAACAAATAA
- a CDS encoding DUF3783 domain-containing protein, which yields MYESIKDKPTIIVNGLSNKQLLEVMKKVKEIEGLPEIVFASVTPTSCQWTVTDLINELNAEHEEMKKVNKNLKEGVYKNQKEKDKK from the coding sequence ATGTATGAAAGCATAAAAGATAAACCTACAATTATAGTAAATGGTTTGTCAAATAAACAGTTATTGGAAGTAATGAAGAAAGTTAAAGAAATTGAAGGCTTACCAGAGATCGTTTTTGCATCTGTAACTCCAACAAGTTGTCAATGGACTGTTACCGATTTGATCAATGAACTTAATGCAGAACATGAAGAAATGAAAAAAGTAAATAAAAACTTAAAAGAAGGGGTTTATAAGAATCAAAAAGAAAAAGATAAAAAATGA
- a CDS encoding methyl-accepting chemotaxis protein, whose translation MKFSQKFIFVVLLFSIVPLLIFWYFSYSTAEEAITDLTINQQELVTQNLASNVESYYLDYSKSLESIGKIDFINSFVKSLSGYFNSAENPTELFKYSYNDLNPEENYEDLNKLSRDDYQTLNDKFGDESYKVEDYDLFHSRYHSSMRDFKDVENLEDIYLIDKNGYVVYSVNKAEDYGINVTQSNNQLSEMFNLLKQQNSENLMPQLIDFSYYAPKNKYLAFYGMVLYNYAVDGYLVVSKDVSTLQSLVRLGSDSEDKLFLTKLDGTLLNNVGDKTAFESKKDVSFVSGDNGTLDYESDGEMVLGAYQRISLNKGYDKLVIMEKSEEVAYASINNLNRINIILILIVIISVFVSITLFARYLLRPIKDIQTNVEYISNDDLSHELKTDRKDEFGLISRLFENIRKTIREIIEKIRNESSTINRGADRIEESAVKNVEEIEGIRNSIESIQRNTESVAASVEETTASIEDVSAGAKSISQSANELSERTSNIVEKIDGSKKEINSMMESVDKIETLMSTNNRSIQQLSGQTDSIRDITESIHDIAEQTNLLALNAAIEAARAGEAGKGFAVVADEIRKLAEESSVAAGKIENNIDVLVNNSSKVADESNKVTNNVKEMTDSIKNVAKSLEDVITSVEEISTMIENTTASSQEQGASIEQINDSINMINKSVQAIVGEVNDISEKVENQYGSMKELQKLSADLNNSIDVLENYSKKFKF comes from the coding sequence TTGAAATTTTCTCAAAAGTTTATTTTTGTAGTACTTTTGTTCTCGATAGTACCTTTGCTGATATTTTGGTATTTCAGTTATAGCACTGCTGAAGAAGCCATAACAGATTTAACAATAAATCAACAAGAATTGGTTACACAAAATCTGGCTTCTAATGTTGAGTCTTACTACTTGGATTACTCAAAATCATTAGAAAGTATTGGAAAAATAGATTTTATAAATTCTTTTGTAAAATCTTTGTCAGGATATTTTAATTCAGCAGAAAATCCAACAGAACTATTCAAATATTCTTACAACGACTTAAATCCAGAGGAAAACTATGAGGATTTAAACAAACTCTCGAGAGATGATTATCAGACGCTTAATGATAAATTTGGTGATGAGTCTTACAAAGTAGAAGATTACGATCTTTTCCATTCAAGATACCATTCTTCTATGAGAGATTTTAAAGATGTTGAAAACTTGGAAGATATATACCTAATAGATAAAAATGGGTATGTTGTTTATTCGGTTAACAAGGCTGAAGATTATGGAATAAATGTAACTCAATCAAATAACCAACTATCTGAAATGTTTAATTTATTAAAACAGCAAAATTCAGAAAATCTAATGCCTCAGTTAATTGATTTTTCATATTATGCTCCAAAAAACAAGTATTTAGCTTTTTATGGAATGGTTTTATATAACTACGCAGTTGATGGCTATTTAGTTGTTTCTAAAGACGTCAGTACCTTGCAGTCTTTAGTTAGATTAGGAAGCGATTCAGAAGACAAGCTATTTTTAACAAAATTAGATGGAACTTTACTTAATAATGTGGGAGATAAAACAGCTTTCGAATCAAAGAAAGACGTTTCTTTTGTAAGTGGAGATAACGGCACACTTGATTATGAATCAGATGGTGAAATGGTTCTTGGAGCATATCAGAGGATTTCTCTTAACAAGGGCTATGATAAACTTGTTATAATGGAAAAATCTGAAGAAGTTGCTTATGCATCAATAAATAATTTGAATAGAATAAATATAATTTTAATTCTTATAGTTATTATTTCAGTATTCGTATCTATTACTTTATTTGCAAGATACTTGTTGAGACCAATAAAAGATATTCAAACAAATGTAGAATATATATCCAACGATGATCTATCTCATGAATTAAAAACAGATAGAAAAGATGAATTTGGTTTGATAAGTAGGCTTTTTGAAAACATAAGAAAAACTATTAGAGAGATTATTGAGAAAATAAGAAATGAATCTTCAACTATAAATAGAGGTGCAGATAGAATAGAAGAAAGTGCTGTTAAAAATGTTGAAGAAATTGAAGGAATAAGAAATTCTATCGAATCAATTCAAAGAAATACTGAATCAGTTGCGGCCTCCGTAGAAGAAACAACAGCATCAATTGAAGATGTTTCAGCTGGAGCTAAGAGTATATCTCAATCTGCAAATGAATTATCCGAAAGAACATCCAACATAGTTGAAAAAATTGATGGTTCTAAAAAAGAAATTAATTCAATGATGGAATCTGTTGATAAAATAGAAACTCTTATGAGCACAAATAACAGAAGTATACAACAGCTATCTGGTCAAACTGATTCAATAAGAGATATTACGGAATCAATACATGATATTGCCGAACAAACAAATTTACTCGCACTAAATGCTGCAATAGAAGCAGCAAGAGCTGGAGAAGCAGGAAAAGGTTTTGCGGTTGTTGCCGATGAAATAAGAAAATTGGCTGAAGAAAGTTCCGTTGCTGCAGGGAAAATTGAAAATAATATAGATGTGTTGGTAAACAATTCTTCAAAAGTTGCAGATGAGAGTAATAAGGTTACAAATAATGTGAAAGAGATGACAGATAGTATAAAAAATGTTGCGAAAAGTCTGGAGGATGTAATTACTTCTGTTGAAGAGATATCAACCATGATAGAAAACACTACAGCAAGCTCTCAAGAACAAGGAGCCTCAATTGAACAAATTAATGATTCAATAAATATGATAAACAAATCTGTTCAAGCAATTGTTGGCGAGGTAAACGATATTTCAGAAAAAGTTGAAAATCAATATGGTTCAATGAAAGAATTGCAAAAACTTTCAGCAGATCTAAATAACTCAATAGACGTTTTAGAAAATTATTCTAAGAAATTCAAATTCTAA
- the ackA gene encoding acetate kinase: MKVLVINSGSSSIKYQLLNMDNENVLAKGLVERIGIDGSRIVHKVNGEKNIIEDNIPDHEKGLKMVLDLLVSSDHGVLESLEEIDAVGHRVVHGGERFASSVRINKEVLDTIELMSFLAPLHNPANVMGIKASMELLPNAEQVGVFDTSFHQTMPQTSYLYAIPYEYYEKYKVRRYGFHGTSHRYVAKRTAEVLGKKPEDLKIITCHIGNGASVAAVKNGKSIDTSMGFTPLEGLAMGTRSGDLDPAIIEFICKEENITPKEMLNILNKKSGMLGVTKKYSDMRDIEDNAIEGEKVSRMAFDIYEYRIAKYIGAYAAAMNGVDAIVFTAGVGENSPIMREEIAERYLGYLGVKIDKEVNDFKGKEKIISTDDSKVKLMVVPTNEELMIARDTKEIVENNLNELK; encoded by the coding sequence ATGAAAGTATTAGTAATAAACTCAGGTAGTTCTTCAATTAAATACCAATTATTAAACATGGATAATGAAAATGTTTTAGCCAAAGGTTTAGTTGAAAGAATAGGTATTGATGGTTCTAGAATTGTACACAAAGTTAATGGAGAAAAAAATATAATTGAAGACAACATTCCAGACCATGAAAAAGGTCTAAAAATGGTTTTAGATTTATTAGTTTCTTCAGATCACGGAGTGCTAGAATCATTAGAAGAAATAGATGCTGTAGGTCACAGAGTTGTTCATGGTGGAGAAAGATTTGCTTCTTCTGTTAGAATCAACAAAGAAGTATTAGATACTATTGAATTGATGTCTTTCTTAGCTCCTTTACACAACCCTGCAAATGTAATGGGAATAAAAGCTTCTATGGAATTATTACCTAATGCAGAGCAAGTTGGTGTATTCGACACTTCATTCCATCAAACAATGCCACAAACATCTTATTTATACGCTATTCCATATGAATATTATGAAAAATATAAAGTAAGAAGATATGGTTTCCACGGTACTTCTCATAGATATGTTGCAAAAAGAACTGCAGAAGTATTAGGCAAAAAACCTGAAGATTTAAAAATAATCACTTGTCATATAGGAAATGGAGCTTCTGTTGCTGCAGTTAAAAATGGAAAATCAATTGATACTTCAATGGGGTTCACTCCTTTAGAAGGACTAGCAATGGGAACAAGAAGTGGAGATTTGGATCCAGCGATAATTGAATTTATCTGCAAAGAAGAAAATATAACTCCAAAAGAAATGCTAAATATCCTAAACAAAAAATCTGGAATGTTAGGAGTTACAAAAAAATATTCTGATATGAGAGATATTGAAGATAATGCAATTGAAGGAGAAAAAGTATCAAGAATGGCATTTGATATATATGAATATAGAATTGCTAAATATATTGGTGCTTATGCAGCTGCAATGAATGGTGTAGACGCAATTGTATTTACAGCAGGAGTTGGAGAAAATTCTCCAATAATGAGAGAAGAAATTGCAGAAAGATATCTTGGCTATTTAGGAGTTAAAATAGATAAAGAAGTTAATGATTTTAAAGGTAAAGAAAAAATTATTTCTACTGACGATTCCAAAGTAAAATTAATGGTTGTTCCTACTAATGAAGAATTAATGATCGCAAGAGATACAAAAGAAATCGTTGAAAATAATCTTAACGAATTAAAATAA
- the glyA gene encoding serine hydroxymethyltransferase encodes MWENVKNSDPEIYEIIQEELERQEFGLELIASENFASIAVMETMGSVLTNKYAEGYPKRRYYGGCQVVDKGEILARNRAKELFNAKYANVQPHSGSQANMGVYFALLQPGDTFMGMSLSHGGHLTHGSPVNFSGNIYNVVSYGVNEDTGIIDYDEVREVAHKHKPKIIVAGGSAYARIIDFKKFREIADEIGAYLMVDMAHFAGLVAAGIYPNPLDYADVVTTTTHKTLRGPRGGMILTNDKDIYKAVNKAIFPGIQGGPLEHVIAAKAVAFKEALEPEFEIYQKQVVMNAKTLGDELEKNGMKIVSGGTDSHLLLLDLSDMEVTGKALEKGLEKCHITVNKNTVPKEKRSPFVTSGIRVGTPALTTRGMKEEEMRIIAKLIVKVANNVKDDEGTIDENIKNEIIKEVKELSDKFPLYKELLD; translated from the coding sequence ATGTGGGAAAATGTAAAAAATTCCGATCCTGAAATTTATGAAATTATCCAAGAAGAATTAGAAAGACAAGAATTTGGTTTAGAACTTATTGCGTCAGAAAATTTTGCATCAATAGCAGTTATGGAAACTATGGGTAGTGTTTTAACAAATAAATATGCAGAAGGTTATCCAAAAAGAAGATATTATGGTGGATGTCAAGTTGTAGACAAAGGTGAAATCTTAGCAAGAAATAGAGCAAAAGAATTATTCAACGCCAAATATGCAAATGTACAACCTCATTCCGGTTCTCAAGCTAATATGGGAGTATATTTCGCTTTATTACAACCAGGAGATACATTTATGGGAATGTCTTTGTCTCATGGTGGTCATTTGACTCACGGATCTCCAGTTAATTTCTCAGGAAACATATATAACGTTGTTTCTTACGGAGTTAATGAAGATACTGGAATAATAGATTATGATGAAGTTAGAGAGGTAGCTCATAAACACAAACCAAAAATAATTGTTGCGGGCGGAAGTGCTTACGCAAGAATCATAGACTTCAAAAAATTCAGAGAAATTGCTGATGAAATTGGTGCTTATTTAATGGTTGATATGGCTCATTTTGCTGGGTTAGTAGCTGCAGGCATTTATCCTAACCCTTTGGACTATGCTGACGTAGTTACAACAACAACTCACAAAACTTTAAGAGGTCCAAGAGGCGGTATGATTTTAACTAATGATAAAGATATATACAAAGCTGTAAACAAAGCTATCTTCCCAGGAATACAAGGTGGACCTTTAGAACATGTAATTGCAGCAAAAGCTGTAGCTTTTAAAGAAGCTTTAGAACCTGAATTCGAAATTTATCAAAAACAAGTAGTTATGAATGCAAAAACCTTAGGAGATGAATTAGAAAAAAATGGAATGAAAATTGTTTCTGGGGGTACTGATTCCCATTTGTTATTATTAGATTTATCTGATATGGAAGTTACTGGTAAAGCTTTAGAAAAAGGATTAGAAAAATGTCATATAACAGTTAATAAAAATACTGTTCCAAAAGAAAAAAGATCTCCTTTTGTTACTTCAGGTATCAGAGTTGGAACTCCAGCATTAACAACAAGAGGAATGAAAGAAGAAGAAATGAGAATTATTGCTAAATTAATAGTAAAAGTTGCAAATAATGTTAAAGATGATGAAGGTACAATTGATGAAAATATAAAAAATGAAATAATTAAAGAAGTTAAAGAATTATCTGACAAATTTCCATTATATAAAGAATTATTAGATTAA